TCTAAATATATCCAATATTTCTGACCTGCTGTACAAAACATCAATTTAAATGGGTTGAAATTGTGTTAAAGTGTACCTGAAAAGATGTTAATAGTGTAAAGGGTGTTTTAGGTGCTGTACACAATGGACCTCTGTCTGTGCTACACTGTCGTTGGGTAGTTTGAGCCAGTGTTCTGCTCTCCATTCACATAGAAGGGTCACAGTTACACTATCAATGCATTATTTAATGGACTATGGATTAACTATTTCTTGTTATTTTGTATGTTTAGTGTGATACACAGGTCAAATGTAGTAAgccaaataattttaaaaaagtattaaattatttaaaagtaaaaacactTTGTGGTGCAACTTCTCTGACTAATTGAAGGTGATTATTCTTTTCATGAACTTAAATCTGCTTTGAATAAACACATGACTGAATCAACCCTTTTTCTTATACCAGTGGCTCTCAACTGCTCTTCCTGGTTCTAATAGGGGTGCAGCCAGgaatgaaaaacaatgctaaatgcataaaataaaatggaaaattatacaacgatgagccaaaacattatgaccggTCACAGGGGAAGTGAGCATCATTGATCATCTCCTAACAAGGCcacatattaaagggttagttcacccaaaaatgaaaattaattactcaccctcatgtcgttccaaacccgtaagaccttcgttcattttcagaacacaaattaagatacttttgataaaatctgatggctcagtgaggcctccattgccagcaagataattaacactttcagatgcccagaaagctactaaagacatatttaaacattcatgtgactacagtggctcaaccttaatgtcatgaagcgacaagaatacttttgtgcgccaaaaaaacaaaataacgactttatgacaatatctagtgatggccaattttaaaacactgcttcatgaagcttcaaagctttacgaatcttttgtttcgaatcagtggttcagagcgtgtatcaaactgccaaagtcacgtgaaccattgaaatttcaaaacaattatgacgtaacgaagcctcgtttactgaaatcacgtgactttggcagtttgatacatgctccgaactactgattcaaaacaaaagattcgtaaagattCATGTGGTTAGTGAAATAGAGACAAAGACAgatgaatgaaatgaaatgaaaccaAGCAGATCATTCCAGACTCTGGGCATGTTCCATAAACAGTCAGAGAAGGAGTGACCTTCATCCCAGAGGAATTGCTCTTCTCATCCAATCTCAGAACCTCTGGCAGTCTCATCTCTTCTCTGTTTGTTAGACACACAGCAGTGTCAGCGATGCCTGAAAGCACTTGTCctgtaaaaacacacacacacacacacacacacacacacacacacacacacacacacacacacacacacacacacacacatttccagCTGTGAGACACCATGAAACAAAGTACAGATCACAGAGCCACTGAACTCAGACATCAAAACATCAGCTAACATGAAAATGTCTCCTGTTTCAAGTCACTTAGGGTGAGGTTCAAAAAGCAAAGCTTAAGAAAGCAATTTTATTCATTACACTGGGACATGGTACAGACAGACTATTTTGTAGTGTGttcatattttcataaaatCATTGAATGATATAATATAGCTGGCTTGCTGTTGATGGAGAGCTCAAATCTGAAACAGAACTCAAGTAGTCAGTAAAACGAGGTGTGCAacctttaaaaaatgttcatcattaaaggattagttcactttcaaatgaaaattagcccaagctttattcACCCACAAGCCATCCTATAGGactctcttctttctgatgaacatattaataaatatcctgacgcatccgagctttataatggcagtgaacgggatcaatgagtatgaactaaagaaagtgcttccatccaccaTAAACATgtgctccacacagctccggggggttaataaaggcgtttgtgtaaaaatatccatatggagtaaaatatctagcttccgccagactgccttccatattcaagttacgtagaaagtgtaaactggcgtcgcatcaattacactttttccgtaagttgaataaggaaggcgtaggacgtagcgtaagctttgtgaactgcaagagctttacactttcttcatacgttgaatatggaaggcggtatggtggaagctagatattttacttcataacttgtataaatatggatataatactttgcttcagaaggactttattaaccccccggagccgtgtggagcacacgtttatgatggatggaagtacattcttcagctcatactaattgatccctatcactgccattataaagctcggatgtgtcaggatattttttaagatTTCTCCGTtaatagtcatatacaccaaggttggcataagggtgagtaaagcttgggctaattttcatttgaaagtgaactaatcttttaactGAATGGGTTCAAACAAAATTCTGAATTTAAATACCATCTTCCTAATAAATATAGTGTAACAGGGTTGAACTTGACGAATGCAGTAAAAAGGAGGGGCCTATTTctaacattttcagtggtgCATGTGCAGCGCAGACACCATGCTAGTTAGTTTACTAACGATATGTCAATTACAGATAAATTCATGTCtctaattctttaaaaaaaaaaactctaggGACGAAAAGTATTGCAGCGTATTCGTTGAAATTGACATATAGTCCGACTCCTTCGCCATTTTAATCACCTACACGTTAACAACGGTTGCGTTGGAGTATTTGTTGCAGAAATTAGGTAAGCATctttttaaatacctttacgTTGTGACTGACAGGATTAGATGAACATGCTCCTTCCGAAGGGTGGGTTTAAAGTACTTCATAAGTTCAAAACCACTTTAACTCACTCAAACAAGGCCGTGCAAACTTCATACACAAAAAGTGATgtgttctttatttatttgcccACTGTGCGCCCTCTGCTGGAGCATATGGATACTGCACACACCTTCACATttcttatttaataaaatattttgcttttaaaaatgAGTAACAGTAATTAGATTTAGATCTCAAAGATTGTGAACCAAAGCTAGGATCCTAGCAAAATTTCAGTGTGTTTAGTTAATTAGAAATATTGTCATCAATATTACCAAAAAACACTCTACCTTTTAAAATACCCTTTTAAGacgtcttaaagggttagttcacccaaaaatgaaaattctgacattaaaggattagttcaatttcaaatgaaaattagcccaagctttactcaccctcaagccatcctaggtgaatatgactttcttctttctgatgaacacaatctgagaaatattaataaatatcctgatgcatcagagctttataatggcagtgaacagggttcatgagtatgagctgaagaaagtgtctccatccacatccattcatcataaacgtgtgctccacacggctctagtgggttaataaaggccttctgaagcgaagtgatgcatttgtgtaaaaaaatatccatatttaacaagttatgaagtaaaatatgtagcttccgccagactgccttccgtattcaagttacgaagaaagagTAAACTGGCAtcgcgtcagttacactttttccataagttgaataaggAAGGCATAGCACGAAGCATAAGCTTTTTAAACaccaagagttttacactttcttcatacgttgaatacagaaggcggtctggtggaggctagatattttacttcataacttgttaaatatgaatttatttatttttttacacaaatgcatcacttcacttcagaaggcctttattaaccccctggagttgtGTGGAGTACAggtttatgatgaatggatgtggatggaagcactttcttcagcttaaCACTCATGAAcgctgttcactgccattataaagctctgatgcatcaggatatttattaatatttctcagattgtgttcatcagaaagaagaaagtcatattcacctaggatggctggagggtgagtaaagcttgggctaattttcatttgaaagtgaactaatcctttaattactcatcctcatgttgttccacacccataagacctttgttcatcttcggaacacaaaagatattttttatgaaatccgttTAGCTTTTTGGCCTCCAATAGACTGCAATGTTATTTTCACTTTGAGTcgacgtagaacccggaagcgctgcactgtatTTACTACGTGAACaacgtaggagactgacatggaagagaagaaactgttgaataaagtaattatttttgtttgtttttttccgtacaaaatgtattctcgtcgcttcataccattaaggttgaaccaatgtagtcatgtattttaacaatgtctttactacctttctgggctttgaaagtggtaataacgTTGCAGTCTATCGGAGGCCAAAAAGCTCagggatttcatcaaaaagatcttaatttgtgttctgaagatgaacgcaggtcttacaggtgtggaacgacatgagggtgagtacttaatgacagaaatttcatttttgggtgaactaaccaaaATGAATATATGGATCTACATCATCAGTGATTTATCAtaagaaaaaagtttttaaaaaaaaaatcaatttggATGAGACTGGCAGTGAATATTAAATTTGTTCATTCTCCCAGACTGGTTATCTGAGAATATGGTTTTAGTAATACAGTATTTGCTGATAGGTCGAGGAGTCAGGCTGTTAACGCAGTAGCGAGAGTTGCTCCGAGCCTTTGTGAAAACAGCTAAAACCAGGGCTACagatataataatgtaaaagcTCTGGATAAAAAGAATTTGTCCAAATGTGCTGTAGTCCAGTGGTTAAAGAGCTAAAAACAGAATGACTGTAGGTTCAAACCCACCAAGAGCTGATCCATGAAATAACACTATTGTGCCCTTGAGCACTTAATGTCAGCGTGCTTCTGGCAGATTGAAtaagtaatttgttttctgtaatAAACTAGATTCAGCACTATGGCAAACTACAGTggataaaaatatatttctaggaggaaaaacaacattttagttaaaaaacttgatattttaatacagaaaaaagTAACTATTTTAATCTAATCTTTTGGCTGAGATCTCAATCATCTGCAGTCTTCAGGTCTGGAACAGAAGATACAGAGGCCTATGAATATTGTTCATATTGCAGTAACACACAATTTCCTATTATAGATCatcagttaaagggttaattcacccaaaaatgaaaattctgtcattaattactcaccctcatgtcgttccacacccgtaagaccttcattcatcttcagaacacaaattaagatatttttgatgaaatcatatggctcagtgaggcctgcattgccagcaaggcAATTAAcagctactaaagatgtatttaaaactacagtggttcaaccttaatgatgtgaagcgacgagaatactttttgtgcgccaaaagaacaaataacgactttattcaacaatatctagtgatgagcgatttcaaaacatacACGACaatgtgtatcaaactgccaaagtcacgtgatttcagtaaacaaggcttcgttaaatcataagtgtttcaaaatttcaatgtttcaccactggggggcgtgactttggcagtttgatacacgcttcgaaccactgattcgaaacaaaagattcgttaagcttcatgaagcagtattttgaaatcgcccatcattagatatcgttgaataaagtcgttatttgtttttttggcacacaaaaagtattctcgtcgcttcataacattaaggttgaaccactgtagtcacatgatctgttttaaatatctatagtagctttctgggcattgaaagtgttaattgtcttgctggcaatgcaggcctcactgagccatcggattttatcaaaaatatcttaatttgtgttccgaagatgtgtggaacgacatgagggtgagtaattaatgacagaattttcatttttgggtgaactaaccctttaagcttaaAGATCTTTTTCTAATGATTATTTAATCAGGGTTTTAGTGTACACAAACCATCATTTCTTAACACTCCTCAAAATAGCTCAGTCTGGCTTGACCGTGTTCTGATGGCAGCACATATCGGACTGAATTGTAAACTGTCGGCAGTGCGGCAGAGTCAGGGACAATCACAGTATTCTGGACAATCACGCTAGGTCTGTTCCTGTCATAACGCCAAACGTTGTCTTGGCTGGGAGTGCAAGCCAGTGCTTCCTAAAGGATCGAGACAGAGGATAGAACACATTTAATTTACATCAACATGATCTCATTTGTCAAGATGAAAATGTGTTAACCTCCGGATTAGTTGTTTCCATTGTTGTTTCCAATCGTCTGCAGCAGTAACAGCATTTATCGCCGATGGTCGAAGCGACAATTGCGGAAAGGATGCAGATCAGAATATCACAGACCACGAGGACTATGACGGTCCAAAGAGGCTGAAGAAATGGTCAGAAAATGCACATGGTTGACATTTTTGAAGGACAGTTTAGTGTTGAACAGGTGAAACCAACTGTAAGTTGACCATACTGATGTTAGCAATTGATGTAAATCTGTAGCACTGACCTCGCTTTCAGCAGAATGAATACAGATGGAAATAGAGGTCGTCATGGCACAGAGACAGCTCAGTATTTGCGAGGTTCTGATCTGATATGAGAAAAATCTTCTATAAAATAGTCGCTCCTTACATAAAGgttttaaatttgaaaaaaaaaattatttgactaAGATGACTGACCAAAAACATGGTTTCTTTTTTGTCAGCTGAGACCGTTACAGCTCCAGTGACAAGTGACTACAGTGAATGAAAAGAATATTTTTCAGTATTTCAGGTTCTTGTATTCCAGCACAATGTTTTCACTAAAAGGAAAGAAATACTTACAAAGCagaagaacagaaaaaagaagccaCCCCACAATGATATGATGATACAGACAAAACTTATCAATATTTCCAGACTCTGTCAGAGAAAAAGATCAGTTGGCATCTGTTTAGATATTCATCCAGAAAATATTCCTAGGCTAGAACCTAGAAATCCTTGAGATAAAACAATTTGCATTACCCCCAGAAACACTGGACAGATCTCCAGAAATTCAGACTTCCCTTTTAGGCGACATCCTCCCATctttaaaaactgtaatagacGTGTGAAGATACAATTTGTTAATACAATGCATTCTCTGCATTCTCAATCCTGTCAGGTGAAGTGTCACTGTTCACTTTCATTCTTAGTTGACACCCAAGGCATAATGAAAAAGTTTAGACTAAATTGTcagttgtgattttttttttttttttttttttatagatatttttaGTACAAGCTGAAAATAAGGCTTTAGTTTGGGTACAGTGATGCCATTATTTTATCGATCTCTAAAGAATGCAATACCGCtaaattcacaatttttttcttttttgaaaaatgtatttatatgaaATCACCACAAGAGAAATGGCTCCAGCAACTCAATGagcaaataaagattttaagcCTAGTGATCAATATGTTAAATATAAAGATTGCTTTACCTTGATGTTGCTCTTGTCCTGTGTCTTTTacttttcattttctctttcttt
The sequence above is drawn from the Megalobrama amblycephala isolate DHTTF-2021 linkage group LG13, ASM1881202v1, whole genome shotgun sequence genome and encodes:
- the LOC125243817 gene encoding uncharacterized protein LOC125243817, translated to MGGCRLKGKSEFLEICPVFLGSLEILISFVCIIISLWGGFFFLFFCFSLVTGAVTVSADKKETMFLIRTSQILSCLCAMTTSISICIHSAESEPLWTVIVLVVCDILICILSAIVASTIGDKCCYCCRRLETTMETTNPEEALACTPSQDNVWRYDRNRPSVIVQNTVIVPDSAALPTVYNSVRYVLPSEHGQARLSYFEEC